From Mus pahari chromosome 20, PAHARI_EIJ_v1.1, whole genome shotgun sequence, the proteins below share one genomic window:
- the Pou4f2 gene encoding POU domain, class 4, transcription factor 2 isoform X2 translates to MMSLNSKQAFSMPHAGSLHVEPKYSALHSGSEAMRRACLPTPPVRINIFGGLDESLLARAEALAAVDIVSQSKSHHHHPPHHSPFKPDATYHTMNTIPCTSAASSSSVPISHPSALAGTHHHHHHHHHHHHQPHQALEGELLEHLSPGLALGAMAGPDGTVVSTPTHAPHMATMNPMHQAALSMAHAHGLPSHMGCMSDVDADPRDLEAFAERFKQRRIKLGVTQADVGSALANLKIPGVGSLSQSTICRFESLTLSHNNMIALKPILQAWLEEAEKSHREKLTKPELFNGAEKKRKRTSIAAPEKRSLEAYFAIQPRPSSEKIAAIAEKLDLKKNVVRVWFCNQRQKQKRMKYSAGI, encoded by the exons atgatgtcccTGAACAGCAAGCAGGCGTTCAGCATGCCTCACGCAGGCAGCCTGCACGTGGAGCCCAAGTACTCGGCGCTGCACAGT ggcTCGGAGGCGATGCGGAGAGCTTGTCTTCCAACCCCACCGGTGCGTAT CAATATATTCGGCGGGCTGGATGAGAGTCTGCTGGCCCGTGCCGAGGCTCTGGCCGCCGTGGACATCGTCTCCCAGAGTAagagccaccaccaccatccgCCCCACCACAGCCCCTTCAAGCCGGACGCCACTTACCACACCATGAACACCATCCCGTGCACGTCGGcagcctcctcttcttctgtgCCCATCTCGCACCCGTCCGCTCTGGCTggcacccaccaccaccaccaccaccaccatcaccaccatcaccagccgCACCAGGCGCTGGAGGGCGAGCTGCTTGAGCACCTGAGCCCCGGGCTGGCCCTGGGAGCTATGGCGGGCCCCGACGGCACGGTGGTGTCCACTCCGACTCACGCACCGCACATGGCCACCATGAACCCCATGCACCAAGCAGCCCTGAGCATGGCCCACGCGCACGGGCTTCCCTCGCACATGGGCTGCATGAGCGACGTGGATGCAGACCCGCGGGACCTGGAGGCGTTCGCCGAGCGCTTCAAGCAGCGACGCATCAAGCTGGGAGTGACCCAGGCAGATGTGGGCTCCGCGCTGGCCAACCTCAAGATCCCGGGCGTGGGCTCGCTCAGCCAGAGCACCATCTGCAGGTTTGAGTCTCTCACGCTGTCACACAACAACATGATCGCGCTCAAGCCCATCCTGCAGGCGtggctggaggaagcagagaaatccCACCGCGAGAAGCTCACTAAGCCGGAGCTCTTCAATGGCGCGGAGAAGAAGCGCAAGCGCACATCCATCGCGGCCCCCGAGAAACGCTCGCTGGAAGCCTATTTCGCCATCCAGCCAAGGCCCTCCTCGGAGAAGATCGCGGCCATCGCCGAAAAGCTTGATCTCAAGAAAAATGTGGTGCGCGTCTGGTTCTGCaaccagaggcagaaacagaagagaatgaaATACTCTGCCGGCATTTAG
- the Pou4f2 gene encoding POU domain, class 4, transcription factor 2 isoform X1 codes for MMMMSLNSKQAFSMPHAGSLHVEPKYSALHSASPGSSAPAAPSASSPSSSSNAGGGGGGGGGGGGGGRSSSSSSSGSGGGGGGGGSEAMRRACLPTPPSNIFGGLDESLLARAEALAAVDIVSQSKSHHHHPPHHSPFKPDATYHTMNTIPCTSAASSSSVPISHPSALAGTHHHHHHHHHHHHQPHQALEGELLEHLSPGLALGAMAGPDGTVVSTPTHAPHMATMNPMHQAALSMAHAHGLPSHMGCMSDVDADPRDLEAFAERFKQRRIKLGVTQADVGSALANLKIPGVGSLSQSTICRFESLTLSHNNMIALKPILQAWLEEAEKSHREKLTKPELFNGAEKKRKRTSIAAPEKRSLEAYFAIQPRPSSEKIAAIAEKLDLKKNVVRVWFCNQRQKQKRMKYSAGI; via the exons atgatgatgatgtcccTGAACAGCAAGCAGGCGTTCAGCATGCCTCACGCAGGCAGCCTGCACGTGGAGCCCAAGTACTCGGCGCTGCACAGTGCCTCCCCGGGCTCCTCTGCGCCCGCGGCGCCCTCGGCCAGTTCCCCTAGCAGCTCCAGCAACGCTggaggcggcggcggtggcggcggaggtggcggcggcggcggccggaGCAGCAGTTCCAGCAGCAGCGGtagcggcggcggtggcggcggcgggggcTCGGAGGCGATGCGGAGAGCTTGTCTTCCAACCCCACCG AGCAATATATTCGGCGGGCTGGATGAGAGTCTGCTGGCCCGTGCCGAGGCTCTGGCCGCCGTGGACATCGTCTCCCAGAGTAagagccaccaccaccatccgCCCCACCACAGCCCCTTCAAGCCGGACGCCACTTACCACACCATGAACACCATCCCGTGCACGTCGGcagcctcctcttcttctgtgCCCATCTCGCACCCGTCCGCTCTGGCTggcacccaccaccaccaccaccaccaccatcaccaccatcaccagccgCACCAGGCGCTGGAGGGCGAGCTGCTTGAGCACCTGAGCCCCGGGCTGGCCCTGGGAGCTATGGCGGGCCCCGACGGCACGGTGGTGTCCACTCCGACTCACGCACCGCACATGGCCACCATGAACCCCATGCACCAAGCAGCCCTGAGCATGGCCCACGCGCACGGGCTTCCCTCGCACATGGGCTGCATGAGCGACGTGGATGCAGACCCGCGGGACCTGGAGGCGTTCGCCGAGCGCTTCAAGCAGCGACGCATCAAGCTGGGAGTGACCCAGGCAGATGTGGGCTCCGCGCTGGCCAACCTCAAGATCCCGGGCGTGGGCTCGCTCAGCCAGAGCACCATCTGCAGGTTTGAGTCTCTCACGCTGTCACACAACAACATGATCGCGCTCAAGCCCATCCTGCAGGCGtggctggaggaagcagagaaatccCACCGCGAGAAGCTCACTAAGCCGGAGCTCTTCAATGGCGCGGAGAAGAAGCGCAAGCGCACATCCATCGCGGCCCCCGAGAAACGCTCGCTGGAAGCCTATTTCGCCATCCAGCCAAGGCCCTCCTCGGAGAAGATCGCGGCCATCGCCGAAAAGCTTGATCTCAAGAAAAATGTGGTGCGCGTCTGGTTCTGCaaccagaggcagaaacagaagagaatgaaATACTCTGCCGGCATTTAG